From Desulfuromonas soudanensis, the proteins below share one genomic window:
- a CDS encoding ABC transporter permease, translating to MAVKAIIDLSYADLAVVYGAILLVIALARWKGIGQEKEMLVASLRMVVQLLAVGYLLHLVFALSTPAPVLLILLVMGAFAVQGVAARVRLKMPRFHRVVGLSILFGCGGATFFFCTVIIGLDPWYDPRYLIPLAGMIIGNSMTGASLAAERLASEMKERRGEIETALSLGATSRLAAREAVRSAFRAALIPSINSMAAMGIVFLPGMMTGQILSGTEPVVAVKYQIAIMCVITVSVAVTSLLILVQGYRAYFTAAHQLRDWEGT from the coding sequence ATGGCGGTCAAGGCGATTATTGATCTGAGCTACGCCGATCTCGCCGTCGTCTACGGCGCCATCCTGCTGGTGATCGCCCTGGCCCGCTGGAAGGGGATCGGCCAGGAGAAGGAGATGCTGGTGGCTTCGCTGCGCATGGTCGTGCAGCTGCTGGCCGTCGGCTATCTGCTGCACCTGGTTTTTGCGCTGTCCACACCGGCCCCGGTCCTGCTGATCCTGCTGGTGATGGGGGCCTTTGCCGTGCAGGGGGTGGCGGCGCGGGTGCGCCTCAAGATGCCCCGTTTCCACCGGGTCGTGGGACTCTCCATCCTCTTCGGCTGCGGCGGAGCCACCTTCTTCTTCTGTACCGTAATCATCGGTCTCGACCCCTGGTACGATCCGCGCTACCTCATCCCTCTGGCGGGGATGATCATCGGCAATTCCATGACCGGGGCGAGCCTTGCCGCCGAGCGCCTGGCTTCCGAAATGAAGGAGAGGCGGGGGGAGATCGAAACGGCCCTCTCCCTCGGCGCCACCTCCCGTCTTGCCGCCCGCGAGGCGGTTCGCAGCGCCTTCCGGGCGGCCTTGATCCCCTCCATCAATTCCATGGCCGCCATGGGGATCGTCTTTCTCCCCGGGATGATGACCGGCCAGATCCTCTCCGGCACCGAGCCGGTGGTCGCCGTTAAATACCAGATCGCCATCATGTGCGTCATCACCGTCAGTGTCGCGGTCACCTCCCTGTTGATCCTTGTTCAGGGGTACCGGGCCTACTTCACCGCAGCCCACCAGTTGCGGGACTGGGAAGGGACCTGA
- a CDS encoding hybrid sensor histidine kinase/response regulator — protein MVERILVVDDEKIILELTSMILKSKGYEVFAADNALDGLEVIEREHPAVVLLDYMMPVMDGMTALRAIRARFPETYVIMFTGKGSEEIAVELMKAGASDYILKPFNNHDLVERIENVLHIRRIEIHNKELRHERERLLREIEEWNLELERRVQEKSAELERAHAEIVQAEKLASLGHLSAGMAHEIRNPLNSIGLFAQILLPGVGDDPEKTAYVEKILKEIDRIDGILVKLLATSSRPRFALQPVSVPALIDQVLESFSTQLAAQKVHLEKVFESQPPAIMADPTEIEQIFTNLIINSLYEMQHGGRLSLSLSHDETSLRVTISDTGGGIPEGNLSKIFDPFFTTKAKGTGFGLSVVLRIIKTYGGRITVDSVEGEGTTFHLRLPLN, from the coding sequence ATGGTTGAGCGGATACTGGTGGTGGATGACGAGAAAATCATTCTCGAACTCACCTCGATGATTTTGAAGAGCAAGGGGTATGAGGTCTTTGCCGCCGACAACGCCCTCGACGGTCTCGAGGTGATCGAGAGGGAGCATCCGGCGGTGGTCCTTCTCGACTACATGATGCCGGTCATGGACGGGATGACGGCCCTGCGGGCCATCCGGGCGCGTTTCCCCGAAACCTACGTCATCATGTTCACCGGTAAGGGGAGCGAGGAAATTGCCGTCGAGTTGATGAAGGCCGGGGCCTCGGACTACATCCTCAAGCCCTTCAACAATCATGACCTGGTGGAGCGCATCGAGAATGTATTGCACATCCGCCGCATTGAAATCCACAACAAGGAGCTGCGCCATGAACGGGAGCGCCTGCTGAGGGAGATCGAGGAGTGGAATCTCGAGCTGGAGCGGCGGGTTCAGGAGAAATCCGCCGAACTGGAACGGGCCCACGCCGAGATCGTGCAGGCCGAAAAGCTGGCCAGCCTCGGGCATCTTTCCGCCGGCATGGCCCACGAGATCCGCAACCCCCTCAATTCCATCGGCCTCTTTGCCCAGATCCTCCTCCCCGGCGTCGGGGACGATCCGGAAAAGACCGCCTATGTGGAGAAGATCCTCAAGGAGATCGACCGCATCGACGGCATTCTCGTCAAGCTGCTGGCCACCAGCAGTCGCCCGCGTTTCGCCCTGCAGCCGGTCTCCGTCCCTGCCCTCATCGATCAGGTGCTGGAGAGCTTCAGCACCCAGTTGGCCGCCCAGAAGGTCCACCTTGAGAAGGTCTTCGAGTCCCAGCCGCCGGCGATCATGGCCGATCCGACGGAAATCGAGCAGATTTTCACCAACCTCATCATCAATTCCCTCTATGAAATGCAGCACGGCGGGCGTCTTTCCCTCTCCCTCTCCCACGACGAGACCAGCCTGCGGGTGACGATTTCCGACACCGGCGGCGGCATCCCCGAGGGGAATCTCTCCAAGATCTTCGACCCCTTCTTTACCACCAAAGCCAAGGGGACAGGGTTCGGTCTCTCCGTCGTGCTGCGGATCATCAAAACCTACGGCGGCCGGATCACCGTCGACAGCGTCGAGGGGGAAGGGACCACCTTCCACCTCCGCCTGCCCCTGAATTGA
- a CDS encoding NAD(P)/FAD-dependent oxidoreductase, whose product MALWLREITLSLAEDEGALAGKVASELGIETDALGEVRIVRRGIDARKKPRVLRVYTVEFSVADEEGLLVRHRENRRLERAPQAAVPVVAPLGRAHRTLVVGMGPAGLFAALHLARYGVAVTLVEQGRPLESRVRDVERFWSGGELDPLSNVQFGEGGAGTFSDGKLTTRVNHPWTRSVLQTLVDFGAPPEILQQAKPHVGTDRLRLVLVNFRKALLALGVVVRFETKLTGLGLHAGRLAAAILDDRDEFPCDTLVLAPGHSARPTYRMLHACGVALESKPFAVGLRVEHPLELINGIQYGHPRHPRLPAAEYALAWNDPDSGRGVYSFCMCPGGEVVLSSSEPGGVVVNGMSPLHRDGTRSNSALVVAVRRDDFSDSDPLAGVRFQRRWEEVAFAAGGGDYHAPAQNLLAFLGRGKGPLVSTCRPGVREADLAAVLPPFVGEGLRRALPQFEKKMRGFITGEATLVGVETRTSAPLRILRGENGQSLSHPGLYPTGEGAGYAGGIMSAALDGLKQAERIADQIKHRES is encoded by the coding sequence ATGGCGTTGTGGCTCCGTGAAATCACCCTGTCCCTCGCCGAAGACGAGGGGGCCCTCGCCGGGAAGGTCGCCAGCGAACTGGGGATCGAAACCGACGCTCTCGGCGAGGTGCGCATCGTCCGCAGGGGGATCGATGCCCGCAAGAAGCCGCGGGTGTTGCGGGTCTACACCGTCGAGTTTTCCGTCGCCGACGAAGAGGGACTGCTGGTTCGGCACCGGGAGAACCGGCGTCTGGAGCGGGCCCCCCAGGCGGCCGTCCCCGTCGTCGCCCCCCTGGGGCGGGCCCACCGAACCCTCGTCGTCGGAATGGGTCCGGCCGGGCTCTTTGCCGCCCTGCACCTGGCCCGCTACGGCGTGGCGGTGACCCTGGTGGAGCAGGGGCGCCCCCTGGAATCCCGGGTCAGGGACGTGGAACGTTTCTGGTCGGGCGGAGAGCTCGATCCCCTGAGCAACGTTCAGTTCGGCGAGGGGGGGGCGGGGACCTTCTCCGACGGCAAACTCACCACCCGCGTCAATCACCCCTGGACCCGGTCGGTGCTGCAGACCCTGGTCGACTTCGGCGCTCCGCCGGAAATCCTCCAGCAGGCCAAACCCCATGTCGGCACCGACCGTCTGCGTCTGGTCCTGGTCAACTTTCGCAAGGCCCTCCTGGCCCTCGGCGTCGTGGTCCGGTTCGAGACGAAGCTGACGGGGCTCGGTCTCCACGCCGGGCGCCTGGCCGCAGCGATCCTCGACGACCGGGACGAATTCCCCTGCGACACCCTGGTCCTGGCGCCGGGGCACAGCGCCCGTCCGACCTACCGCATGCTCCATGCCTGCGGCGTCGCCCTGGAGTCCAAGCCCTTTGCCGTCGGCCTGCGGGTGGAGCATCCGCTGGAGCTGATCAACGGCATTCAGTACGGGCACCCCCGTCATCCCCGGCTGCCGGCGGCCGAATACGCCCTGGCCTGGAACGATCCGGATTCGGGGCGCGGCGTCTATTCCTTCTGCATGTGCCCCGGCGGCGAGGTGGTCCTCTCCTCCTCGGAACCGGGAGGGGTGGTGGTCAACGGCATGAGTCCTCTGCACCGGGACGGGACCCGTTCCAACAGCGCCCTGGTGGTGGCGGTGCGCCGGGACGATTTTTCCGACAGCGACCCTCTGGCCGGCGTCCGCTTCCAGCGCCGCTGGGAAGAGGTCGCCTTTGCCGCCGGCGGCGGGGACTACCATGCCCCGGCGCAGAATCTCCTCGCCTTTCTCGGCCGCGGCAAGGGCCCCCTCGTTTCGACCTGTCGGCCGGGGGTGCGGGAGGCCGACCTGGCGGCGGTGCTTCCCCCCTTTGTCGGCGAGGGGCTGCGCCGCGCCCTTCCCCAGTTCGAAAAGAAGATGCGCGGCTTTATCACAGGGGAGGCGACGCTGGTGGGAGTCGAAACCCGCACCTCGGCGCCGCTGCGCATACTGCGCGGCGAAAACGGCCAGTCCCTTTCCCATCCCGGGCTTTATCCGACCGGCGAAGGGGCCGGTTATGCCGGAGGGATCATGAGCGCCGCCCTCGACGGCCTGAAACAGGCCGAGAGAATTGCAGACCAAATCAAACATCGGGAGTCTTAG
- a CDS encoding zinc dependent phospholipase C family protein — protein sequence MALLTIFLTLLLALTPDQAFAWGVGVHLQIGSHVLANLATLPAALQGLLGACPQDFLYGCISADITLGKKFTHYLQHCHSWRMGKKILDDAGSDAEKACAYGYLAHLAADTVAHSYFVPFKMIRTFNTVLLKHAYWEVRAEASVAPEIWPLARTIARQNFSANDALMRRVLSNTLFSFATNKRLFNSLLLLSRLQQWQKMTRSMNTGSKWTLPEENLAEYLGLAREAALSVLGLMEESPYWKADPTGERAFNAAKVIRKNLNYLWLDGKLPAAEADRLLAELRPRFLAGITDPDRLLELLSEF from the coding sequence ATGGCTCTTCTCACCATTTTCCTGACGCTGCTCCTTGCCCTGACACCCGACCAGGCCTTTGCCTGGGGGGTTGGGGTCCATCTGCAGATCGGCTCCCACGTCCTGGCCAACCTTGCGACACTCCCCGCGGCGCTGCAGGGGTTGCTGGGGGCCTGTCCCCAGGACTTTCTCTACGGCTGCATCAGCGCCGACATCACCCTCGGGAAGAAATTCACCCACTACCTGCAACACTGCCACTCCTGGCGCATGGGAAAAAAAATCCTCGACGACGCCGGAAGCGATGCCGAGAAGGCCTGCGCCTACGGATATCTGGCCCACCTGGCCGCCGACACCGTGGCCCACTCCTACTTCGTCCCCTTCAAGATGATCCGCACCTTCAACACCGTTCTCCTCAAGCACGCCTACTGGGAGGTCCGTGCCGAGGCCAGTGTCGCTCCGGAGATCTGGCCCCTGGCCAGGACTATCGCCCGACAGAATTTCAGCGCCAACGACGCCCTGATGCGCCGCGTCCTCTCCAACACCCTATTTTCCTTCGCCACCAACAAGCGTCTCTTCAACTCCCTCCTGCTCCTCAGCCGACTGCAGCAGTGGCAGAAGATGACCCGCTCCATGAACACCGGCTCGAAGTGGACCCTCCCCGAAGAAAACCTCGCCGAATACCTCGGCCTGGCCCGGGAGGCCGCGCTGAGCGTCCTCGGTCTGATGGAGGAGAGCCCCTACTGGAAGGCCGATCCGACCGGCGAACGGGCCTTCAATGCCGCCAAGGTGATCCGCAAAAACCTCAACTACCTCTGGCTCGACGGCAAACTCCCCGCCGCGGAGGCCGACAGGCTCCTTGCCGAACTCCGGCCCCGTTTCCTGGCGGGAATTACCGACCCGGACCGCCTCCTCGAGCTCCTCTCCGAATTCTGA
- the fabG gene encoding 3-oxoacyl-ACP reductase FabG gives MEKRRIALVTGGSKGIGAAIAVDLARNGFDIWLNFRSDTEGARRVAAEIEGVGGQCLLLPFDVADEGATCQALEPLLEKDVPFALVNNAGFARDGLLVWMKENEWKDVLSVHLDGFFHVSKLVVGKMLQKRAGRVVNIVSTSGESGVPGQVNYSAAKAGLIGATRSLAAEVARRNILVNAVSPGFIETEMIRDLPLDKILPMIPLRRVGKPQEVADMVSFLCSEKSTYITGQVFSVNGGAYM, from the coding sequence ATGGAAAAACGCAGAATTGCCCTGGTCACCGGGGGGAGCAAGGGGATCGGCGCCGCCATCGCCGTCGATTTGGCCCGCAACGGTTTCGACATCTGGCTCAATTTTCGCAGCGACACCGAAGGTGCCCGTCGGGTCGCCGCGGAGATCGAAGGGGTCGGCGGCCAATGTCTTCTTCTCCCCTTCGACGTCGCCGACGAAGGGGCAACCTGCCAGGCCCTGGAGCCGCTCCTGGAGAAGGATGTCCCCTTCGCCCTGGTCAACAACGCCGGATTCGCCCGCGACGGCCTTCTGGTCTGGATGAAGGAAAATGAGTGGAAGGATGTGCTCTCCGTTCATCTCGACGGTTTTTTCCATGTGAGCAAGCTGGTCGTCGGCAAGATGCTCCAGAAGCGCGCCGGGAGGGTCGTCAACATCGTCTCGACCTCCGGGGAGAGCGGCGTCCCCGGGCAGGTGAACTACAGCGCGGCCAAGGCGGGGCTCATCGGGGCGACCCGCTCCCTGGCCGCCGAGGTCGCCCGGCGCAATATCCTCGTCAACGCCGTTTCTCCCGGCTTCATCGAGACGGAGATGATCCGGGATCTTCCCCTGGATAAGATCCTGCCGATGATTCCTCTGCGGCGGGTGGGGAAACCCCAGGAAGTGGCGGATATGGTCAGCTTTCTCTGCTCCGAGAAGTCGACCTATATCACAGGACAGGTTTTTTCCGTCAACGGCGGCGCCTACATGTAG
- a CDS encoding 3'-5' exoribonuclease YhaM family protein, which yields MKKLFVEQIRERDFVDSTFLVRDKIMAMAKNGKPYMTLKLVDSSGEVEGRVWDRVDEYSRLFEKDDFLRVQGKASVYMGKMQLVIQDLSRQEDSEVDLGDFLPVCRRSAADMEAQLRQKAASLTDPHLKSLLQAFVDDDAFLAQYRMAPAAKAMHHVYIGGLLEHSLAVAELADDIAARYPGIDRDLLVCGALLHDIGKVGELRYQRSFDYSDEGKLIGHIVMGVEMVEEKVRTLPDFPRPLAILVKHLLLSHHGQYEYGSPKRPKTLEAVILNFVDDLDSKINGVRTHIEKEPDSTSSWTSYHRLYDRYFFKPSLPSAAAPGPEPGPEPARPASAPPAPSSPAKKEVRPDGRGRPFGFSLGEQMKGLNLDLFTAEDENKESGDAH from the coding sequence TTGAAAAAATTATTCGTTGAACAGATCCGGGAACGGGACTTTGTCGACAGCACCTTTCTCGTTCGGGACAAGATCATGGCCATGGCCAAGAACGGCAAGCCCTACATGACCCTCAAGCTGGTCGACAGCAGCGGCGAGGTGGAGGGGCGCGTCTGGGACCGGGTCGATGAATACAGCCGCCTCTTTGAAAAGGACGATTTTCTCCGGGTGCAGGGGAAGGCCAGCGTCTACATGGGGAAGATGCAGCTGGTGATCCAGGACCTGTCGCGCCAGGAGGACAGCGAGGTCGATCTCGGCGATTTCCTCCCCGTTTGCCGCCGCAGCGCCGCCGACATGGAAGCCCAATTGCGGCAGAAGGCGGCGAGCCTGACCGACCCCCACCTCAAATCTCTGCTGCAGGCCTTTGTCGACGACGACGCCTTTCTCGCCCAGTACCGCATGGCCCCTGCGGCCAAGGCGATGCACCATGTCTACATCGGCGGGCTCCTCGAACACTCCCTGGCGGTGGCGGAGCTGGCCGATGACATCGCCGCCCGCTACCCCGGGATCGATCGCGACCTGCTCGTTTGCGGCGCCCTTCTCCACGACATCGGCAAGGTGGGGGAGCTGCGCTATCAGCGCTCCTTCGATTACTCGGACGAAGGGAAGCTCATCGGCCACATCGTCATGGGGGTCGAGATGGTGGAGGAGAAGGTCCGCACCCTCCCCGACTTTCCCCGCCCTCTGGCGATCCTGGTCAAGCATCTCCTCCTCTCCCACCACGGCCAGTATGAGTACGGGTCCCCCAAACGCCCCAAGACCCTGGAGGCGGTGATCCTCAACTTCGTCGACGATCTCGATTCCAAGATCAACGGCGTACGCACCCACATCGAGAAGGAGCCCGACAGCACCAGCTCCTGGACGAGCTACCATCGCCTCTATGACCGCTACTTTTTCAAGCCCTCCCTCCCGTCCGCCGCGGCGCCCGGGCCGGAACCGGGTCCGGAACCGGCGCGCCCGGCCTCCGCGCCCCCGGCCCCTTCCTCGCCGGCTAAAAAAGAGGTGCGTCCGGACGGGCGGGGCCGCCCCTTCGGTTTTTCCCTCGGCGAGCAGATGAAGGGGCTCAACCTCGACCTCTTTACCGCCGAGGACGAGAACAAGGAGTCGGGCGATGCTCATTGA
- a CDS encoding ABC transporter ATP-binding protein, with translation MNGETLLVLEGLHKKRRSLEILRGIDLAVARGEILAIVGPSGGGKSTLVRLLNRLADPDAGRILLGGDDISTLDPLVLRRRVALMLQNPTMFEGTVRDNLLLPASYRKDSPPEEAELVRVLGICRLPAESLDRDARALSGGEQQRVNLARALVSRPEILLLDEPTSALDRPTADHLADTFRDICRSGELTVLLVTHDLRLAGRVADRIAYMEGGRILEAGPARTLLDAPQSDALKRFLGQPAGERSGGNGGQGDY, from the coding sequence ATGAACGGGGAGACCCTTCTCGTCCTCGAGGGGCTCCATAAAAAACGGCGGAGCCTGGAGATTCTCAGGGGAATCGATCTTGCCGTCGCCAGGGGGGAAATCCTGGCGATCGTCGGTCCTTCGGGAGGTGGGAAAAGCACCCTGGTGCGCCTCCTCAACCGCCTGGCCGATCCCGATGCCGGGCGGATCCTACTGGGCGGGGACGACATATCGACTCTTGATCCCCTGGTGCTGCGGCGCCGTGTCGCCCTGATGCTGCAGAATCCGACCATGTTCGAGGGGACGGTGCGGGACAACCTGCTCCTTCCGGCGTCCTACCGCAAGGATTCTCCGCCGGAGGAGGCGGAGCTCGTCCGCGTTCTCGGAATCTGCCGTCTTCCGGCCGAGTCCCTCGACCGGGATGCCCGGGCCCTCTCGGGAGGGGAGCAGCAGCGGGTCAACCTGGCCCGCGCTCTCGTCTCCCGTCCGGAGATCCTTCTCCTCGACGAGCCGACCAGCGCCCTCGACCGCCCCACCGCCGACCATCTCGCCGATACCTTCCGGGACATCTGCCGCTCCGGGGAACTGACCGTTCTTCTGGTGACGCACGATCTGCGCCTCGCCGGTCGGGTGGCCGACCGTATCGCCTATATGGAAGGGGGGCGGATCCTCGAAGCAGGGCCGGCCCGGACGCTGCTGGACGCTCCGCAGAGCGATGCGTTGAAACGTTTTCTCGGACAACCGGCTGGGGAGAGGAGCGGGGGAAATGGCGGTCAAGGCGATTATTGA
- a CDS encoding MBL fold metallo-hydrolase: MLIETLAVGPLQVNCCIVGCPETRDALVVDPGDEGRRILDTLAKLGLTLKTVVNTHGHFDHIGGNSLLVEETGAELLIHEADLPLLRRAREAAAMYGLETVPSPEPSRFLQEDEILTVGTLHFRVIHVPGHSPGGICLYGHGHLFAGDVLFFDSVGRTDLPGGDHDLLIGGIRQKLLTLPEGTLVHTGHGPDTTIGREKKANPFL, encoded by the coding sequence ATGCTCATTGAAACCCTGGCCGTCGGTCCCCTGCAGGTCAACTGCTGCATCGTCGGATGTCCCGAAACCAGGGACGCCTTGGTCGTCGATCCCGGGGACGAGGGGCGGCGGATTCTCGACACCCTGGCGAAGCTGGGGCTGACCCTGAAGACCGTCGTCAATACCCACGGCCACTTCGACCACATCGGCGGCAACAGCCTCCTGGTGGAGGAGACCGGCGCCGAGCTCCTCATCCATGAAGCCGATCTCCCCCTGCTGCGCCGGGCCCGGGAGGCTGCGGCGATGTACGGTCTGGAGACGGTCCCGTCGCCGGAGCCGAGCCGCTTCCTCCAGGAGGATGAGATCCTGACCGTCGGCACCCTGCACTTTCGGGTCATCCATGTTCCGGGACATTCCCCCGGAGGCATCTGCCTCTACGGTCATGGTCATCTCTTCGCCGGCGACGTCCTCTTTTTCGATTCCGTCGGCCGCACCGACCTTCCCGGGGGGGATCATGACCTGCTGATCGGCGGCATTCGGCAGAAACTCCTGACTCTGCCGGAGGGCACCCTGGTCCACACCGGTCACGGTCCCGACACCACCATCGGCCGGGAAAAAAAGGCGAACCCTTTTCTTTAA
- the coaBC gene encoding bifunctional phosphopantothenoylcysteine decarboxylase/phosphopantothenate--cysteine ligase CoaBC yields MLKDKRIVLGVTGGIAAYKAVELLRLFVKAGARVQVIMTDAAQEFVTPLTFQTLSGNPVHTGLFNLLQEMEIGHISLADRADLLVIAPATANVIGKVSCGIADDLLTTTIMATRAPVLFAPAMNVNMWENPLYRQNEEKLKGLGYHFLEPASGFLACGWEGQGKLPEPGAIFQECLRLLTPQDLIGETVLVTAGPTREELDPVRYLSNRSSGKMGYAIARAAVNRGAKVILVSGPTALTPPCGVEFLGATSAAQMREAVLGKAGEATVIVKAAAVADYRPATRAAQKIKKEGSREMTLVLEKNPDILAELGEIKGARYLVGFAAETADLLANAGKKLKSKNLDLIVANDVTEEGAGFDVDTNIVRFLFADGTVQELPRMSKEEVAGRLLDVIAARR; encoded by the coding sequence ATGCTCAAGGACAAAAGAATCGTTCTCGGCGTGACCGGCGGTATCGCCGCCTACAAGGCGGTGGAGCTGCTGCGGCTCTTCGTCAAGGCCGGAGCCCGGGTGCAGGTCATCATGACGGACGCCGCGCAGGAATTCGTCACGCCCCTGACCTTTCAGACCCTGTCGGGGAACCCGGTGCACACCGGGCTCTTCAACCTGCTGCAGGAGATGGAGATCGGCCACATCTCCCTCGCCGACCGCGCCGATCTCCTGGTGATCGCCCCGGCGACGGCCAACGTCATCGGCAAGGTCTCCTGCGGGATCGCCGACGATCTGCTCACCACCACCATCATGGCGACCAGGGCGCCTGTTCTCTTCGCACCGGCGATGAACGTCAATATGTGGGAGAATCCCCTCTACCGCCAGAACGAGGAAAAGCTCAAGGGACTCGGCTACCACTTCCTCGAGCCGGCCAGCGGATTTCTCGCCTGCGGCTGGGAAGGGCAGGGGAAGCTCCCCGAGCCCGGGGCGATTTTCCAGGAGTGCCTCCGGCTGCTGACCCCCCAGGATCTGATCGGGGAGACGGTGCTGGTGACCGCCGGACCGACCCGCGAGGAGCTCGACCCGGTCCGCTACCTGAGCAACCGCTCCTCGGGAAAGATGGGGTACGCCATCGCCCGCGCCGCCGTCAACCGCGGTGCGAAGGTCATCCTCGTCTCCGGTCCGACGGCGCTGACACCCCCCTGCGGCGTCGAATTCCTCGGGGCGACCAGCGCCGCGCAGATGCGCGAGGCGGTTCTCGGGAAAGCCGGGGAGGCGACGGTGATCGTCAAGGCGGCGGCAGTGGCCGACTACCGTCCGGCGACCCGGGCCGCGCAGAAGATCAAAAAGGAGGGGAGCAGGGAGATGACGCTGGTCCTCGAGAAAAATCCCGACATTCTCGCCGAGCTCGGGGAGATCAAGGGCGCGCGCTACCTGGTCGGTTTCGCCGCTGAAACGGCGGACCTGCTGGCCAACGCCGGCAAGAAACTCAAATCCAAGAATCTCGACCTCATCGTCGCCAACGACGTCACCGAGGAGGGGGCAGGCTTCGACGTCGACACCAACATCGTGCGCTTCCTCTTTGCCGACGGGACGGTGCAGGAACTCCCGCGGATGAGCAAGGAGGAGGTCGCCGGGCGCCTTCTCGACGTGATCGCCGCCCGCCGCTAG
- a CDS encoding uracil-DNA glycosylase — protein sequence MPESLNRELLEVSAQVRGLLQDLQNLGFDEVPLAPPTAGLPRCGTAGRADGGEPGVSCRPESLEEIRADLENSPCCDLCRERGNLVFGVGDPHARLVLIGEAPGREEDETGEPFVGEAGRLLDRILSAMGLSREEVYLCNVLKCRPPGNRDPRPEEVAACRPFLERQLAAIAPEVIVTLGKCAAQALLQETTAVGELRGHWHEYRSIPVMPTYHPAYLLRNPASKREVWEDMKGVMKRLRGGGSR from the coding sequence ATGCCTGAGAGTCTGAACAGGGAATTGCTCGAGGTCTCCGCCCAGGTGCGCGGTCTGCTGCAGGATCTCCAGAACCTCGGTTTTGACGAGGTTCCGCTGGCCCCGCCCACCGCCGGACTCCCCCGCTGCGGCACGGCAGGCCGGGCCGACGGCGGGGAGCCCGGCGTCTCCTGCCGCCCCGAGTCCCTGGAGGAGATTCGGGCCGACCTCGAAAATTCCCCCTGCTGCGATCTCTGTCGAGAGCGCGGCAATCTGGTCTTCGGCGTCGGCGATCCCCATGCCCGGCTGGTGCTGATCGGCGAGGCCCCGGGACGGGAGGAGGACGAGACGGGGGAGCCCTTTGTCGGCGAGGCCGGACGCCTCCTCGATCGCATCCTCTCTGCCATGGGGCTGAGCCGGGAGGAGGTCTATCTCTGCAACGTCCTCAAATGCCGGCCGCCGGGGAACCGCGATCCCCGACCCGAGGAGGTGGCGGCCTGCCGCCCCTTCCTCGAGCGGCAGTTGGCGGCCATCGCCCCCGAAGTGATCGTCACCCTCGGCAAATGCGCCGCCCAGGCCCTCCTCCAGGAGACGACGGCCGTCGGGGAGTTGCGCGGGCACTGGCATGAGTACCGGTCGATCCCCGTCATGCCGACCTACCATCCCGCCTACCTCCTGCGCAACCCGGCGAGCAAAAGGGAGGTGTGGGAGGATATGAAAGGGGTGATGAAGCGCCTGCGCGGAGGGGGGAGCCGATGA